GCTGAGCGGCTGATGGGAGACCAAGTCGTAGCCGCAGCACTCCCGGCACAGTTCGGCAATGGCGCGGAAGTCTGCATCGTCCGGTGTACTCTGTTCCCACTGCAGCGGCTGTCCGGGAAAGGCCCAGAGTATCATGGGGCACCTCCTGTTCCCGCCGGGCAGCTGGCACGGTATTCCTTCATATATTCCGCAGGTTTCATCATCCGCTGGGTGCGCCACAGGACCCGGATGATGTACGGGATCTGGGAAGGGCGCACCTGTCTGACCCAGTCCATGATCCCCTTGTCTCCGGCAGTATTCAGGATTGAACGGCGCCAGGTCTCGGCATACAGCTCAAAAAACCGTTCAGGCCCCAGCCTCGGTTCCCAGAGCAGATGGTGCATGTCAAAGTTTGACCAAGGCTGACCAGCGGTTCGGTGGGCAACAGTACGGTAATAGTCGGTGCCGGGCAAGGGGGTCAGGATGGTGAATCCGGCCCGTTGCAGACCGTACTGTTCCACAAACCCCCAGAGCTGCCTGAAGCCCTCCTCGTCCCAGTCAGGATCAACCAGGAAATTGCCGTTGATGCCATACTTCAGCTCCCGGGCAATCCGTACCGCCTCAATGCTTTCTTTGATGCCGCTGTCTTTGTCCAGACCGGACAGCCCGTTGTCACTGGCCGCCTCCAACCCCAGAAAGATGTCAAAGTCCTTTGCCAGGGGGCGCCAGGCCGCCATGATAGCGGCGCTTCTGCAGATCAGGTCGGTGCGGGTCTGGACAAGTATCCAGCGTTTATAGACCCCGCGCTTCTTGAGCGCCGCTGCCAGTTCCAGGGAGCGGGCCGGATTGTACCAGAACAGATCGTCGGCCACAAAAACCGCATCACCGCTGGTGGCAAAGTCCTCCACCACCGCCGCAATGGAACGCTCCCGGCAGGTACGGTCGTACAGCTGCCAGACCGAGCAGAAGGAGCAGCGGTGGGGGCAGCCCCGGGCGGTCTCGATCAGCCAGACCGGCTTGAACAGCAGGCAGTGGTAGCCGTTGCGGTACTGCCTGACCAGATCACGGGCAGGCAGCGGCACCAGATCCAGTGCCGGACGTTCCTCAAGCCGGGGGGTACTCTGCCAGCCGTCCGGTCTGCGCAGCCGCAACCCCGGCACCTGGTCCAGCGGTTCCCCCCGCTCCAGACAGCCTGCCAGCAACGGCATCAGACTCTCCCCATCCTCCACCATCACGGCATCAACCACATTGTTTTCCAGCGGTCCGGAGAAGGCCGCAGCAGCGTGTCCCCCCACGATGATGAATACTTCCGGCGCCAGACGCCGCACCTCACGGGCGGTTGCCAGCACCTGCTCGAACTCAAGGGTATGCAGACAGCTGATGCCGACCAGTCGGGGCCGTGAGCGGCGCAGCACCGTGGCAAGCCCGGGACGGAAGCGCAGGTCGGCAATCGTGACCTGATGATGGTCCTGCAACAGGGCTGCAGCGATATATTCAAGGCCCAGCGGTTCAACACAAAAGAACGGTCCCAGACCGAACTTGTCATGACCGGGATGGGGGCGCAGCAACAGAATGTTCATGTTGTTTTCTCCTCCCTGCCGTAAATCCCGCCCCGCCGCAGGAGGTTGTACAACAGGTTGACCCCTTTGCCGGGGCTCTGCATGACCCGTCCGGCAATCGCAGGCCAGCGGTAGGCCTCTTGGCGGGCCTGTACCCAGCCATTGTATAGACGTTCAGGAGACATCTGCTTGGGCTGATATACCACCTGACCATGGTCATAGCGCTGCCAGTCAGTATGCAGCAACCTCCCCTCCTGCTGAAACTGCGAGAACAGCGCAGTGCCGGGATAGGGGGTCAGAATATGAAAGGTGGGCAGGCTGGCTGCACAGTTTTCCAGGTAACGCACGGTTCGCTCAAACACTCCTGCATCATGATCGTCAAATCCAAAGATAACCGAGGCCTCCACCACCACGCCGGTATCCCGGACCCGCTTGATCAGGTCAGCCTGGGAGGTCTTGCCGGCGGTCTTGGGGAGGTTGGCATACTCGCCATCCACAGATTCAAGCCCCACAAAAATACCGACACAACCGGAGGCAGCCAGCAGCCGGACCAGTTCCGGGTCTTCAGCAAAACGCAGGTTGGCTTGTCCGCCCCACTTCAACCCCATACCGGCCATCCCACGCAGGATCGGCTTGGCCCGTTCCGGGTCCCCCAGGATATTGTCATCCAGAAACACCATCAGACCTGGCTTGAAACTCCTCAGTTCTGCCAACACATCCTCCGGCTCACGGTAGCGAAAGGTACGTCCGAAGTGGGGGGTAACCGTACAGAAGGGACAGTTGTAGGGGCAGCCGCGGCTGGCCTGCAGGGTCCTGGTGGTCAGATATTTACGGGGGGCCAGGAAATCATGGCGTGACCAGGGAATGGACAACTGATCCCCCTCCGGCAGCACCTGATAGAACGGCTGTAACTGTCCCTGTTGCAGATCATGCAGCAAAGCGGCCCAGACCGGCTCGGCCTCCCCCAGCACCACGCTGTCGGCATGTTTGATCGCCTCATCCGGCAGCACCGTGGGATGGATCCCCCCCAGCACCACCGGCACCCCCCGTGCGCGAAAGCGATCCGCAATCCGGTAGGCCCGCACCGCCTGATGGGTCATGGCCGTGATCCCAACCAGGTCATAGTCACCATCAAAATCAATTTCTTCCTGCACCTCGTCAGCAAGCAGCACCTCCCATTCAGGCGGTGTGGCAGCGGCGACCTGCTTAAGAGACAGGGAAGGCAGCTGAAATCGCTTGACCCAGCCCAGTTTATGGGTGGCAGGGTACACCAGCAGCAGACGGGGTTTTACGGTCATGCATCGGCCCGTTTTTTTCGGATGGCGGAGCGGAAGCCGATATTCATCGGACCAAAGACCTGGACAGAACGGTGCAGCTTGAAGATACGGCGGTAGATGGAGCCCCAGGAGTAGAAACTGCGGCAGGCCTGATCATAGCCGTCCTGCAGTTGTTGGACCGTCATCCCCCGAGGCTGGAAGGTAACATGCTCCATATCGTAATCCTGCCAGTTATTGCTGATAATCCGCCCTTCAGCCTCAAGTCTCTGTCGCACCTTGGTACCGGGATAAGGGGTCAGGATCGGGAAGATGGCGGCCTCAAGCCGGGCATCTTCGCAGAAGCGCAGGGTCTGTTCAAAGACCGCCGGAGTATCGCCATCGCAACCCATCACAAAGGAGCCCAGGATGCCGATGCCGTGATCCCGAAACTGCTGGGCATAGGCTTTGTAGGACGCAGCCTTGTTGGTTACCTTGCCCATGGCTGCCAGAGAGTCCTGATTCAGCGATTCAAAACCGACGAACATGCCGACACAACCGGATTCACCGGCAGCCTTTAAGAGCTCTTGATCTTCTGCAAAATCAATCGGGGCGTGGGAGAGCCACTTCAGGCCCATCCCCTTCATCCCCTCAAAGAGCGGTAAGGAATAACGCCGGTCAGCCACGATGTTGTCATCCACAAAAAAGACAAAGGAGTTGGCCTTACGCAGTTCCTGCAGTTCGGCCAGCACCTGCTCCAGTGGACGTTTGCGGTATTTGCGCCCGTAAAAGGCGGTGACCGAGCAGAACTCGCAATCAAAGGGACAACCGCGGGTAGTCTGGATGGTATTGGTAAAGAGATGACCGGAACCTTTGAAGATCTCCCGCCTGGCCTGGGGAATCAAGGCTGTGTCTATCAGCCCGTCTGCCCGATAAAGCCGCTGCAGTTGACCCGCCTGAAAGTCTGCTAACAACCGGGGCCAGACCAGCTCCCCCTCTCCCACCACGACACTATCCACATGCTGCAGCGACTCATCCGGCAGGTTACTGGCGTGAAAGCCCCCCATCACCACCGTCTTGCCACGGCTGCGAAAGGCATCCGCCAGCTGGTAGGCACGGGTTGCCTGGGCGGTCATGGCGGTCAGGGCGATCAGGTCTGCATCGGTATCAAAGTTAGTTGCACGGACAGCATCATCATGAAAGCTGACATCCCAATCCTGAGGAGTAACCGCAGCCAGGGATGCCAGTGACAGGGTGGGAAATTTAAAGCCCAGTTCTCCCCACAACCGACCTTTGGGCCAACCAGGGGAGAGAAAGAGAATTTTCATCAGCTGTTCCGGTGGCTACTTGCCGTTTTCAGCGATGTAACCGGCCATAGCCCGCACAGAGGCAAACACCTTGGTACCGGTTGCAGCATCAGGCACCACAACACCAAAATCCTTTTCCATTGCCACCACCAGCTGCAAGGCATCTATGGAGTCAAGCCCCAGTCCTTCACCGAACAGGGGGGCATCACTGTCAATCTCGTCCGCAGACATCCCCTCAATCCGCAGGGCATCAATAATCATCTGTTTTACTTTGGGAATCAGCTCATCACTCATCTGCTATCCTTTTCTTGCGGGAAGTGTCGGCCCAAAAATCAAAAAAGTTATACCACTGATCCGGATACTGTCGAATGTAACGTTCAAAAACAGCAACCAGCTGCTCCATACCGGCCTTGATTGACTGGCGATGGTGGCCGTGGCTGCTCTGAAAGAATATCGGCTCATCCATCAGCGTTGCGTAGCGGCCATCAGGCAGAAGCGGGACAAACACCGGCAATACCGGCGCGCCAGTGGCCATGGCAAGATAGGCAGCGCCAACCGGAATATCCGTTGGCTGGCCGAAAAAATCAAGCTGAACCGTATTGGAAGAGCCATCGCGGTCACCGATCAGACAGATAATCTCGTTGCGCCGCAGGGCGTTAACCGCCTCTATCACTGCCAGAGGTGAGGTGTCATGGCGGTCAACGTAGATCACGCCGATGCCCCGTTCTGTGCGCACCTGCTCTCGCTGCTGGTTGACCTTTGCATCCGGCTCGGGAAAGGTCATCACATGCAGCTTGTAGCCCAGATCCGCCAGGCCAAGTCCCCCCAGCTCCCAGTTACCGAAATGGGGCGAGACCAGGATCGCGCCGCTGCCTTTGGCAAGGGCATCATCCAGCGCCTTGCCGGAACTGCGTTGGCCGATCAGGGCCTGAAGACGGTCGCCCCGCAACTGGATCATCAGCATCACATCACACCAGTTCCGGGCATATTTGTAGTAACTGGCGATCAGCAGCCTCTCAACCTGCCGTCTGCCGGTCACTATCCGCAGGTTCGCCCGCATGCCCCGGCGCTGCCGTGGTGTCAGCAGGTAAAACAGTGTCCCCCAGAACAGGGCAAAGGGGGCATGCAGCCAGCGGGGCACCAGCATGGTAAACAGCTTGATAAAGAACAGGTTGAGACTGCTGTAAAGCGACATTATCCGTTACGGGTTCCGTTCTTTTTGTTAAAGGCCGGATGTTCCCTGAACTCATCTTCCCAGACCTGGTCAGCGATCTCGCCATAGCTGCGCGAATAGTGATCCATCTGGTCGGCCAGGCCGGTAAATATCTCTTCTGCTCCGGCATGGGTCGGATAGGCCCCTTCACTCTCAAAAAATTCACGGCCGTTTTCCGGATGGTCAATCAGCATGCAGGGACGCAACAGGTTGTCATGCTCCCCCTGTTTTTCACGGATTTTACGGAACAGTGCCGAGCCCAGGGCATCCTTCAGGCTGGTGCGACGGATATTATCCACGGCAAAATGGCAGAAGACACACGGCTCAATATCCCCGCTGGCATTGATATGCAGGTATTTACGTCCGGCAGCCAGGCAGCCGGAGATCATCGGACCGTCATTCCAGAAATCAACAAACAGC
Above is a window of Trichlorobacter lovleyi SZ DNA encoding:
- a CDS encoding B12-binding domain-containing radical SAM protein, with product MKILFLSPGWPKGRLWGELGFKFPTLSLASLAAVTPQDWDVSFHDDAVRATNFDTDADLIALTAMTAQATRAYQLADAFRSRGKTVVMGGFHASNLPDESLQHVDSVVVGEGELVWPRLLADFQAGQLQRLYRADGLIDTALIPQARREIFKGSGHLFTNTIQTTRGCPFDCEFCSVTAFYGRKYRKRPLEQVLAELQELRKANSFVFFVDDNIVADRRYSLPLFEGMKGMGLKWLSHAPIDFAEDQELLKAAGESGCVGMFVGFESLNQDSLAAMGKVTNKAASYKAYAQQFRDHGIGILGSFVMGCDGDTPAVFEQTLRFCEDARLEAAIFPILTPYPGTKVRQRLEAEGRIISNNWQDYDMEHVTFQPRGMTVQQLQDGYDQACRSFYSWGSIYRRIFKLHRSVQVFGPMNIGFRSAIRKKRADA
- a CDS encoding phosphopantetheine-binding protein; the encoded protein is MSDELIPKVKQMIIDALRIEGMSADEIDSDAPLFGEGLGLDSIDALQLVVAMEKDFGVVVPDAATGTKVFASVRAMAGYIAENGK
- a CDS encoding B12-binding domain-containing radical SAM protein, coding for MNILLLRPHPGHDKFGLGPFFCVEPLGLEYIAAALLQDHHQVTIADLRFRPGLATVLRRSRPRLVGISCLHTLEFEQVLATAREVRRLAPEVFIIVGGHAAAAFSGPLENNVVDAVMVEDGESLMPLLAGCLERGEPLDQVPGLRLRRPDGWQSTPRLEERPALDLVPLPARDLVRQYRNGYHCLLFKPVWLIETARGCPHRCSFCSVWQLYDRTCRERSIAAVVEDFATSGDAVFVADDLFWYNPARSLELAAALKKRGVYKRWILVQTRTDLICRSAAIMAAWRPLAKDFDIFLGLEAASDNGLSGLDKDSGIKESIEAVRIARELKYGINGNFLVDPDWDEEGFRQLWGFVEQYGLQRAGFTILTPLPGTDYYRTVAHRTAGQPWSNFDMHHLLWEPRLGPERFFELYAETWRRSILNTAGDKGIMDWVRQVRPSQIPYIIRVLWRTQRMMKPAEYMKEYRASCPAGTGGAP
- a CDS encoding lysophospholipid acyltransferase family protein, with the translated sequence MSLYSSLNLFFIKLFTMLVPRWLHAPFALFWGTLFYLLTPRQRRGMRANLRIVTGRRQVERLLIASYYKYARNWCDVMLMIQLRGDRLQALIGQRSSGKALDDALAKGSGAILVSPHFGNWELGGLGLADLGYKLHVMTFPEPDAKVNQQREQVRTERGIGVIYVDRHDTSPLAVIEAVNALRRNEIICLIGDRDGSSNTVQLDFFGQPTDIPVGAAYLAMATGAPVLPVFVPLLPDGRYATLMDEPIFFQSSHGHHRQSIKAGMEQLVAVFERYIRQYPDQWYNFFDFWADTSRKKRIADE
- a CDS encoding B12-binding domain-containing radical SAM protein; the encoded protein is MTVKPRLLLVYPATHKLGWVKRFQLPSLSLKQVAAATPPEWEVLLADEVQEEIDFDGDYDLVGITAMTHQAVRAYRIADRFRARGVPVVLGGIHPTVLPDEAIKHADSVVLGEAEPVWAALLHDLQQGQLQPFYQVLPEGDQLSIPWSRHDFLAPRKYLTTRTLQASRGCPYNCPFCTVTPHFGRTFRYREPEDVLAELRSFKPGLMVFLDDNILGDPERAKPILRGMAGMGLKWGGQANLRFAEDPELVRLLAASGCVGIFVGLESVDGEYANLPKTAGKTSQADLIKRVRDTGVVVEASVIFGFDDHDAGVFERTVRYLENCAASLPTFHILTPYPGTALFSQFQQEGRLLHTDWQRYDHGQVVYQPKQMSPERLYNGWVQARQEAYRWPAIAGRVMQSPGKGVNLLYNLLRRGGIYGREEKTT